Genomic DNA from Klebsiella variicola:
GCCCGCACAAGCGGTGGAGCATGTGGTTTAATTCGATGCAACGCGAAGAACCTTACCTGGTCTTGACATCCACAGAACTTTCCAGAGATGGATTGGTGCCTTCGGGAACTGTGAGACAGGTGCTGCATGGCTGTCGTCAGCTCGTGTTGTGAAATGTTGGGTTAAGTCCCGCAACGAGCGCAACCCTTATCCTTTGTTGCCAGCGGTCCGGCCGGGAACTCAAAGGAGACTGCCAGTGATAAACTGGAGGAAGGTGGGGATGACGTCAAGTCATCATGGCCCTTACGACCAGGGCTACACACGTGCTACAATGGCATATACAAAGAGAAGCGACCTCGCGAGAGCAAGCGGACCTCATAAAGTATGTCGTAGTCCGGATTGGAGTCTGCAACTCGACTCCATGAAGTCGGAATCGCTAGTAATCGTAGATCAGAATGCTACGGTGAATACGTTCCCGGGCCTTGTACACACCGCCCGTCACACCATGGGAGTGGGTTGCAAAAGAAGTAGGTAGCTTAACCTTCGGGAGGGCGCTTACCACTTTGTGATTCATGACTGGGGTGAAGTCGTAACAAGGTAACCGTAGGGGAACCTGCGGTTGGATCACCTCCTTACCTTAAAGAACCTGCCTTTGTAGTGTCCACACAGATTGTTTGATAAATGATAAATTTCAAAATGTACTGCGAAGTGCATTGTGAAATTTTGCTCTTTAAAAATCTGGATCAAGCTGAAAATTGAAACGACACACAGCTAATGTGTGTTCGAGTCTCTCAAATTTTCGCGACACGATGATGTTTTACGAAACATCTTCGGGTTGTGAGGTTAAGCGACTAAGCGTACACGGTGGATGCCCTGGCAGTCAGAGGCGATGAAGGACGTGCTAATCTGCGAAAAGCGTCGGTAAGGTGATATGAACCGTTATAGCCGGCGATGTCCGAATGGGGAAACCCAGTGCAATTCGTTGCACTATCGTTAACTGAATACATAGGTTAACGAGGCGAACCGGGGGAACTGAAACATCTAAGTACCCCGAGGAAAAGAAATCAACCGAGATTCCCCCAGTAGCGGCGAGCGAACGGGGAGCAGCCCAGAGTCTGAATCAGCTTGTGTGTTAGTGGAACGGTCTGGAAAGTCCGACGGTACAGGGTGATAGTCCCGTACACCAAAATGCACAGGTTGTGAACTCGAAGAGTAGGGCGGGACACGTGGTATCCTGTCTGAATATGGGGGGACCATCCTCCAAGGCTAAATACTCCTGACTGACCGATAGTGAACCAGTACCGTGAGGGAAAGGCGAAAAGAACCCCGGCGAGGGGAGTGAAAAAGAACCTGAAACCGTGTACGTACAAGCAGTGGGAGCACCTTCGGGTGTGACTGCGTACCTTTTGTATAATGGGTCAGCGACTTATATTCTGTAGCAAGGTTAACCGTATAGGGGAGCCGCAGGGAAACCGAGTCTTAACTGGGCGTTAAGTTGCAGGGTATAGACCCGAAACCCGGTGATCTAGCCATGGGCAGGTTGAAGGTTGGGTAACACTAACTGGAGGACCGAACCGACTAATGTTGAAAAATTAGCGGATGACTTGTGGCTGGGGGTGAAAGGCCAATCAAACCGGGAGATAGCTGGTTCTCCCCGAAAGCTATTTAGGTAGCGCCTCGTGAATTCATCTTCGGGGGTAGAGCACTGTTTCGGCTAGGGGGTCATCCCGACTTACCAACCCGATGCAAACTACGAATACCGAAGAATGTTATCACGGGAGACACACGGCGGGTGCTAACGTCCGTCGTGAAGAGGGAAACAACCCAGACCGCCAGCTAAGGTCCCAAAGTCATGGTTAAGTGGGAAACGATGTGGGAAGGCACAGACAGCCAGGATGTTGGCTTAGAAGCAGCCATCATTTAAAGAAAGCGTAATAGCTCACTGGTCGAGTCGGCCTGCGCGGAAGATGTAACGGGGCTAAACCATGCACCGAAGCTGCGGCAGCGACGCTTATGCGTTGTTGGGTAGGGGAGCGTTCTGTAAGCCTGCGAAGGTGGCCTGTGAGGGCTGCTGGAGGTATCAGAAGTGCGAATGCTGACATAAGTAACGATAAAGCGGGTGAAAAGCCCGCTCGCCGGAAGACCAAGGGTTCCTGTCCAACGTTAATCGGGGCAGGGTGAGTCGACCCCTAAGGCGAGGCCGAAAGGCGTAGTCGATGGGAAACAGGTTAATATTCCTGTACTTGGTGTTACTGCGAAGGGGGGACGGAGAAGGCTATGTTAGCCGGGCGACGGTTGTCCCGGTTTAAGCATGTAGGCGGAGGTTCCAGGTAAATCCGGTACCTTTTAACGCTGAGATGTGATGACGAGGCACTACGGTGCTGAAGTAACAAATGCCCTGCTTCCAGGAAAAGCCTCTAAGCATCAGGTAACATCAAATCGTACCCCAAACCGACACAGGTGGTCAGGTAGAGAATACCAAGGCGCTTGAGAGAACTCGGGTGAAGGAACTAGGCAAAATGGTGCCGTAACTTCGGGAGAAGGCACGCTGGTGTGTAGGTGAAGTCCCTGCGGATGGAGCTGAGACCAGTCGAAGATACCAGCTGGCTGCAACTGTTTATTAAAAACACAGCACTGTGCAAACACGAAAGTGGACGTATACGGTGTGACGCCTGCCCGGTGCCGGAAGGTTAATTGATGGGGTTATCCGTAAGGAGAAGCTCTTGATCGAAGCCCCGGTAAACGGCGGCCGTAACTATAACGGTCCTAAGGTAGCGAAATTCCTTGTCGGGTAAGTTCCGACCTGCACGAATGGCGTAATGATGGCCAGGCTGTCTCCACCCGAGACTCAGTGAAATTGAACTCGCTGTGAAGATGCAGTGTACCCGCGGCAAGACGGAAAGACCCCGTGAACCTTTACTATAGCTTGACACTGAACATTGAGCCTTGATGTGTAGGATAGGTGGGAGGCTTTGAAGCGTGGACGCCAGTCTGCGTGGAGCCAACCTTGAAATACCACCCTTTAATGTTTGATGTTCTAACGTAGGCCCCTAATCGGGGTTGCGGACAGTGTCTGGTGGGTAGTTTGACTGGGGCGGTCTCCTCCCAAAGAGTAACGGAGGAGCACGAAGGTTAGCTAATCCTGGTCGGACATCAGGAGGTTAGTGCAATGGCATAAGCTAGCTTGACTGCGAGCGTGACGGCGCGAGCAGGTGCGAAAGCAGGTCATAGTGATCCGGTGGTTCTGAATGGAAGGGCCATCGCTCAACGGATAAAAGGTACTCCGGGGATAACAGGCTGATACCGCCCAAGAGTTCATATCGACGGCGGTGTTTGGCACCTCGATGTCGGCTCATCACATCCTGGGGCTGAAGTAGGTCCCAAGGGTATGGCTGTTCGCCATTTAAAGTGGTACGCGAGCTGGGTTTAGAACGTCGTGAGACAGTTCGGTCCCTATCTGCCGTGGGCGCTGGAGAATTGAGGGGGGCTGCTCCTAGTACGAGAGGACCGGAGTGGACGCATCACTGGTGTTCGGGTTGTCATGCCAATGGCACTGCCCGGTAGCTAAATGCGGAAGAGATAAGTGCTGAAAGCATCTAAGCACGAAACTTGCCCCGAGATGAGTTCTCCCTGAGACTTTAAGTCTCCTGAAGGAACGTTGAAGACGACGACGTTGATAGGCCGGGTGTGTAAGCGCAGCGATGCGTTGAGCTAACCGGTACTAATGAACCGTGAGGCTTAACCTTACAACGCCGAAGCTGTTTTGGCGGATTTGAGAGAAGATTTTTAGCGTGATACAGATTAATCGATGCGTCCGCAGGACGTGTTGAAAACAGAATTTGCCTGGCGGCACTAGCGCGGTGGTCCCACCTGACCCCATGCCGAACTCAGAAGTGAAACGCCGTAGCGCCGATGGTAGTGTGGGGTCTCCCCATGTGAGAGTAGGGAACTGCCAGGCATCAAATTTAGCGTGCTGATATGGCTCAGTTGGTAGAGCGCACCCTTGGTAAGGGTGAGGTCCCCAGTTCGACTCTGGGTATCAGCACCACTTTTTAGGTTAAAGTTCGGCACGTTGTAAAGAATTTGCCTGGCGACAATAGCGCGGCGGTCCCACCTGACCCCATGCCGAACTCAGAAGTGAAACGTCGTAGCGCCGATGGTAGTGTGGGGTCTCCCCATGTGAGAGTAGGGAATCGCCAGGCATCAAATAAAGCAAAAGGCCCAGTCGAAAGACTGGGCCTTTTGCTTTTGTTATATCTGTTGTTTGCCGATGAGCGCTCTCCGGAGCAGGACAAATCCGCCGGGAGCGGATTTGAACGTTGCGCAGCAACGGCCGGAGGGTAGCGGGCAGGACGCCCGCCATCATTCCCAGGCATCAAATAAAACGAAAGGCTCAGTCGGAAGACCGGGCTTTATTGTTTTTTGCGGCCAGACGCGCCGCCAGCTCCCCCGGTGGCGCTGCGCTTACCGGGGCTACAGACCCCGTAGCCCGGAAAAGGTGCGCAGCACCGCCTCTGGGGAAAGCAGCGGTCATATCAACGTAAATGAAAGGCCCAGTCGTGTGACTGGGCCTTTTGTCTTTCTGGCGACTGAGCCGAAGAGAACGCCTCCAGGCTGAGCATTTGTGGAGCGGAGTTGCTAACGAGTCAGCGCGACGATCCCTAACGTGAGGCCGGCTACCGCGGCGGCCCCCCGGCGATCGCACCTGCGGTGTCCCAGTTGTCTTCTGTTGTGCCTTTCATACAGGTATTGGTGTGGACTAAGCGGCCTTGCGAGTCATAAACCGGCACGCAAGGAGAGTCATGGGCACAGCCTGCCAGCAGAGAGGCCAGCAGCGCCACGATTAAATACTTTTTCATGATATTACCTCTGGATAATCCGCAGGGTTGTACTGAGAGCCAGTGCAGAACGGAATGGCTTATTTTATCACCGCGGATTGTCCGGCCCGGATGCCGAAATCATCTCAATTTATGAGCCGCGTAAATATCGTGAAGATAAGCCCGGGAATATGCAGAAAAGATGGAGAGAAAGATTGTGATTCAGCGATGCTGCGTGCGATGGCGGTTGCCAGACTGCGGGGGAGTTTAGTTTAGCTGGCGACCAATATTCCATGCAAAAAAAAGCGCCCGGAGGGGGCGCCTTCAAGACATAGCCGAATTATTCAGCGTGCCGGGTAAAGCGTCGCCTAACGACCACGAAGAACACCGGAACAAAGAAGATCGCCAGCAGTGTCGCGGTAAGCATCCCGCCCATCACGCCGGTGCCCACTGCATTCTGAGCCCCGCTACCGGCACCATGGCTAATCACCAGCGGCATAACCCCGAGGATAAAAGCCAGAGATGTCATAAGAATAGGGCGCAGGCGCATCCGCGATGCCTCCAGCGTAGCCTCAATGATCCCTTTCCCTTCTTTCTCCATCAGATCCTTGGCGAACTCAACGATCAGGATCGCATTCTTTGCCGACAAACCGATCGTAGTCAAAAGACCGACCTGGAAGTAAACGTCATTATTCAGCCCACGCAGCGTGGCCGCTAACAGCGCGCCAATGACCCCCAGCGGAACCACTAACATGACTGAGAAGGGGATCGACCAGCTCTCATACAGCGCTGCCAGGCACAGGAAGACGACGATCAATGAGATGGCATAAAGTGCAGGCGCCTGGTTGCCGGAGAGCCGTTCCTGGTAAGACATCCCGGTCCAGTCGTAACCGATGCCGCTCGGCAGTTTACTGGCCAGTTGTTCCATCAGGGCCATGGCTTCCCCGGTACTTTTTCCTGGCGAGGCTTCACCGAGGATCTCCATGGACGGCAAGCCGTTGTAGCGCTCCAGACGCGGCGAGCCATAGATCCAGCGTGAAGTGACAAAGGCGGAGAACGGAACCATTTCGCCGTTGGCGCTACGAACGTACATGTTGTTAATGTCGCTCGGCAGCATACGGAAATGGGCATCAGCCTGGACGTACACTTTTTTCACGCGGCCGCGGTCGATAAAGTCATTGACATAGTACCCCCCCAGCGCCGCAGATATCGTTTCATTGATATCGGAGAGGGATACGCCCAGCGCCTGCGCTTTTTCCTGATCGACATCCAGTTTGAACTGCGGCGTATCTTCCAGCCCATTGGGCCGTACCCGGACCAGCTGATCCGGATGCTGTTTCACCATACCGAGCAGTTGGTTTCGCGCCTGGGTCAGGGCGGTATGGCCAAGTCCACCCTGGTCGATCAGCTCAAAGTCGAAGCCGGTGGCGGTACCCAGCTCAATAATGGCCGGCATGTTGAACGGGAAAACCATGGCGTCTTTTATCTGGCTGAAGGCCACGGTGGCTCGTTTAATAATCGACTCCACGTTGTTTTCATCACCGCTACGCGCTTCCCAGGGTTTCAGGCTGACAAACGCCATGCCGGAGTTTTGCCCCTGGCCGCTGAAGCTGAAGCCGTTAACGGTAAAGACGCTTTCAACATTGGCCTTCTCGTTATGCAGATAGTAGTCGGTTACGGTATCCAGCACCTTCTGCGTGCGCTCCTGGGTCGCGCCGGAAGGCAGCTGGATCATGGTCAGGAAGACGCCTTGATCCTCGTCGGGCAGAAAGGACGTGGGCAAACGCATGAACAACACGGCCATCCCCACGACTATCACCAGGTAGATCACCAGATAACGGCCTGTTCCACGCAGAATGCCGCTAACGCTGTTGGTATAGTGATTGACGCTCTGGTCAAAGCGGGCGTTAAACCAGCCGAAAAATCCTTTTTTCTCATGGTGTTCGGCTGAGGCTGGCTTCAACAACGTGGCGCAGAGCGCCGGCGTCAGTACCAGCGCAACCAGCACGGAGAGCGCCATGGCGGAGACGATAGTGATCGAAAACTGACGATAAATCGCGCCAGTCGAGCCGCCGAAAAAGGCCATCGGGACGAATACCGCAGAGAGCACCATGGCGATACCCACCAGCGCCCCCTGGATCTGCGACATCGACTTTTCTGTCGCTTCTTTTGGCGAGAGCTTCTCCTCAACCATTACACGTTCGACGTTTTCCACCACCACGATGGCGTCATCGACCAACAGGCCTATCGCCAGCACCATGCCAAACATCGTCAGGGTGTTGATGGAGTAGCCAAACATCGACAGTACCGCAAAGGTACCCAACAGCACGACAGGAACGGCAATCGTCGGAATGAGCGTTGCGCGCATGTTCTGCAGAAACAGATACATGACAAGAAAGACGAGGATAATTGCCTCAAAGAGCGTTTTAACCACTTCGTGGATGGAGATTTTGACGAAAGGGGTCGTATCGTACGGATAGACAACCTTCATCCCCTGAGGGAAGTAGGGCTGTAGCTCGGCCAGCTTCGCTTTAATCGCGGTGGCAGTATCCAGCGCGTTGGCGCCGGTCGCAAGCTTAATACCCAGACCAGAGGCGGGTTTACCGTTAATTCTCGCGACGACGTTGTAGTTTTCTCCCCCCAGCTCAATGCGGGCGACGTCTTTCAGATGGACGACCGAACCATCGGCATTGACCCGGAGTGTAACCTTGCCAAACTCCTGCGGATCTTTAAGCCGCGTCTGAGCGATGATCGACGCGTTCAGTTGCTGACCTTTCAGCGCCGGCGTACCGCCCAACTGACCCGCGGCGATCTGATCGTTCTGAACCTTCAGCGCATTGATGACGTCGACCGGCGTGAGGTTGTATTTATTCAGCAAATTGCCGTCCAGCCAGACGCGCATGGCGTACTGCGCGCCGAACAGCTGCACATCGCCCACGCCGTTGAGGCGGCTGATAGGGTCTTTCACGTTGGAGGCGACATAGTCAGAGATATCGTCCTGGGTGGTGGCCGGATTATCAGAGATAAAGCCAGCAACCAGCAGGAAGCTGCTGCTGGATTTTTCGACGCTAATCCCTTGCTGCTGTACTTCCTGAGGCAGCAGCGGCGTAGCCAACTGCAGTTTGTTTTGCACCTGCACCTGGGCGATATCCGGATCGGTGCCGGACTTAAAGGTGAGCGTAATGGTTACCGAGCCAGCGGAGTCGCTGGTTGACGACATATACATCAGGTTGTCGATACCGTTCATATTCTGTTCGATAACCTGAGTGACCGTATCCTGCACGGTTTGGGCATCCGCACCCGGGTAGGTGGCGGAGATCGCCACCGCAGGGGGCGCAATCGTCGGATACTGCGCTATCGGTAGCTGCAGGATGGCCAGGCCGCCGGCAATCATCATAATGATGGCCAGCACCCAGGCGAAGACCGGTCGATGGATAAAAAACTTAGACATGGCTGAGTATCCTTATTGTGCGGCCGGTGCCGCACGCTCCGCTTCCGCTTTGACGGTGACGCCTGGACGGACTTTCTGTAAGCCGCTGACAATCACTTTATCGCCCGGCTTCAGCCCGCTGGTGATGAGCCATTTATCGCCAACGGCCTGAGTCGCGACCACTTCCCGGGTTTCAACCTGGTTTTTGTCATTCACCAACATCACGGAGGCATCGCCCCGCGGCGTGCGGGTCACTCCCTGCTGCGGCACCAGGATGGCCTGCGGATCGACACCTTCGTCTATGCGAGCGCGGACGAACATCCCCGGCAGCAGGGCATGCTGCGGGTTAGGGAAGATAGCGCGTAGCGTGATAGAGCCCGTGCTTTCATCGACAGTGACGTCAGAGAACTGCAGCGACCCTTTAAGCGGATAGGCCTGGCCGTTCTCCATCACCAGCTCAACGCTTTTTGTATCACCGCCGCGCTGCAGGCTTTCCTGCTTAAGGCGCATAAAGTCATTGCTGGACTCCGTCACGTCGACATAGATGGGGTCGAGCTGCTGGACGGTGGCCAGGGCATCCGACTGACCGTTGGTGACCAGCGCGCCCTCGGTGACGCTCGATTTGCCGATGCGCCCGCTTATGGGGGAGGTCACTTTGGTGTAGGCCAGGTTGATACGGGCGGTGTCTACGGCGGCTTTGGTGGCGATGACGTCGGCGTCGGCCTGG
This window encodes:
- a CDS encoding efflux RND transporter permease subunit, which codes for MSKFFIHRPVFAWVLAIIMMIAGGLAILQLPIAQYPTIAPPAVAISATYPGADAQTVQDTVTQVIEQNMNGIDNLMYMSSTSDSAGSVTITLTFKSGTDPDIAQVQVQNKLQLATPLLPQEVQQQGISVEKSSSSFLLVAGFISDNPATTQDDISDYVASNVKDPISRLNGVGDVQLFGAQYAMRVWLDGNLLNKYNLTPVDVINALKVQNDQIAAGQLGGTPALKGQQLNASIIAQTRLKDPQEFGKVTLRVNADGSVVHLKDVARIELGGENYNVVARINGKPASGLGIKLATGANALDTATAIKAKLAELQPYFPQGMKVVYPYDTTPFVKISIHEVVKTLFEAIILVFLVMYLFLQNMRATLIPTIAVPVVLLGTFAVLSMFGYSINTLTMFGMVLAIGLLVDDAIVVVENVERVMVEEKLSPKEATEKSMSQIQGALVGIAMVLSAVFVPMAFFGGSTGAIYRQFSITIVSAMALSVLVALVLTPALCATLLKPASAEHHEKKGFFGWFNARFDQSVNHYTNSVSGILRGTGRYLVIYLVIVVGMAVLFMRLPTSFLPDEDQGVFLTMIQLPSGATQERTQKVLDTVTDYYLHNEKANVESVFTVNGFSFSGQGQNSGMAFVSLKPWEARSGDENNVESIIKRATVAFSQIKDAMVFPFNMPAIIELGTATGFDFELIDQGGLGHTALTQARNQLLGMVKQHPDQLVRVRPNGLEDTPQFKLDVDQEKAQALGVSLSDINETISAALGGYYVNDFIDRGRVKKVYVQADAHFRMLPSDINNMYVRSANGEMVPFSAFVTSRWIYGSPRLERYNGLPSMEILGEASPGKSTGEAMALMEQLASKLPSGIGYDWTGMSYQERLSGNQAPALYAISLIVVFLCLAALYESWSIPFSVMLVVPLGVIGALLAATLRGLNNDVYFQVGLLTTIGLSAKNAILIVEFAKDLMEKEGKGIIEATLEASRMRLRPILMTSLAFILGVMPLVISHGAGSGAQNAVGTGVMGGMLTATLLAIFFVPVFFVVVRRRFTRHAE
- a CDS encoding efflux RND transporter periplasmic adaptor subunit, which codes for MTTHARVTLLSGLIISALLLTGCDNSGNPQPHAQAPQVTVHVVNSAPLSVTTELPGRTSAFRVAEVRPQVSGIILKRNFVEGSDVEAGQSLYQIDPATYQAAWNSAKGDEAKAEAAAAIAHLTVKRYVPLLGTKYISQQEYDQAVATARQADADVIATKAAVDTARINLAYTKVTSPISGRIGKSSVTEGALVTNGQSDALATVQQLDPIYVDVTESSNDFMRLKQESLQRGGDTKSVELVMENGQAYPLKGSLQFSDVTVDESTGSITLRAIFPNPQHALLPGMFVRARIDEGVDPQAILVPQQGVTRTPRGDASVMLVNDKNQVETREVVATQAVGDKWLITSGLKPGDKVIVSGLQKVRPGVTVKAEAERAAPAAQ